A genomic stretch from Vibrio cortegadensis includes:
- a CDS encoding ABC transporter ATP-binding protein — protein sequence MYKLFESFTQAFPQDDPKQPPNGILAFCLHYTKGFEKPLAILAVMSMSIAIIEVSLFGFMGQLVDWLSTSNPDTFLEQNSSTLIGLGILLLVIMPIMITAYSLLIHQTLLGNYPMSIRWLAHRYLLKQSLSFYQDDFAGRVATKVMQTSLAVRETVMKAVDVFIYVTVYFTAIIFMLAQSDWRLMAPMLIWLGIYLGIQFYFVPKLKAVSSEQADARSLMTGRIVDSYTNIATVKLFSHSKRETEYAEEGMEGFLDTVHRQMRLVTGFNVCVELANYLLVFSISAISIALWMDSAITIGAIAIAISLALRINGMSKWIMWEVGGLFENMGTVIDGMKTLSKPIDIQDKPDAQPIEVPQGGIVFDNVSFNYGENKGVINNLNLNIKPGEKVGLVGRSGAGKSTLVNLLLRFHDVEGGQIRIDDQVISDVTQDSLRSNIGMVTQDTSLLHRSIRENILYGKPDAGEDALLAATKQAHAHEFIETLTDPFGNIGYDAQVGERGVKLSGGQRQRIAISRVLLKNAPLLVLDEATSALDSEVEAAIQESLIELMEGKTVIAIAHRLSTIAAMDRLIVLDKGNIVEQGSHQELINQGGIYAQLWAHQTGGFIGENLDVSGSN from the coding sequence ATGTATAAGTTATTTGAAAGCTTTACTCAGGCTTTCCCACAAGATGATCCTAAACAGCCCCCCAATGGGATTCTGGCATTTTGTCTTCATTACACCAAAGGATTCGAAAAACCGTTAGCTATTCTCGCAGTAATGAGTATGAGTATTGCGATAATTGAAGTATCACTTTTTGGCTTTATGGGACAATTAGTTGATTGGTTATCGACGAGTAACCCCGACACCTTTTTAGAACAAAATAGCTCCACGTTGATTGGTCTTGGCATTTTGCTGCTCGTGATCATGCCAATCATGATCACCGCTTACTCATTGCTTATCCACCAGACGTTGCTTGGCAATTACCCAATGTCGATTCGATGGTTGGCTCACCGTTATTTACTAAAACAGAGTCTCTCTTTCTATCAAGACGACTTTGCCGGGCGCGTTGCAACCAAAGTAATGCAGACATCGCTCGCCGTTAGAGAAACGGTAATGAAAGCCGTCGATGTTTTTATCTACGTGACCGTCTATTTCACTGCCATCATTTTTATGCTTGCGCAATCGGACTGGCGACTTATGGCACCAATGCTGATATGGCTAGGGATTTATCTTGGGATTCAATTCTATTTTGTTCCTAAGCTTAAAGCCGTTTCGTCAGAACAAGCGGATGCCCGATCACTAATGACTGGGCGAATTGTCGATAGTTACACCAACATTGCGACCGTGAAATTGTTTTCTCACAGTAAACGTGAAACAGAATACGCAGAAGAGGGAATGGAAGGATTCTTAGATACGGTTCATAGACAAATGCGCTTAGTCACCGGTTTTAACGTCTGTGTTGAACTAGCGAACTATCTACTTGTGTTCTCCATCTCCGCGATTTCCATTGCTCTGTGGATGGACAGTGCGATCACTATAGGTGCCATCGCGATCGCGATCAGTTTGGCCTTGCGTATTAACGGCATGTCGAAATGGATCATGTGGGAAGTTGGCGGACTGTTTGAGAATATGGGTACGGTAATTGATGGTATGAAAACACTATCAAAGCCTATCGACATACAAGACAAGCCCGATGCTCAACCTATAGAAGTACCTCAGGGTGGCATTGTATTCGATAACGTCAGCTTCAATTATGGCGAGAATAAAGGGGTGATCAATAACCTTAACCTCAATATTAAGCCCGGAGAAAAAGTCGGTTTAGTGGGACGTTCAGGCGCAGGTAAATCCACCTTAGTTAACCTATTACTCCGATTCCATGATGTTGAAGGCGGTCAGATCCGTATTGATGATCAAGTGATCTCTGATGTCACTCAAGATTCACTGCGTAGCAATATCGGAATGGTCACTCAAGATACCTCTTTACTGCACCGTTCGATCCGAGAAAACATTCTATATGGCAAACCCGATGCCGGAGAAGATGCTTTACTTGCTGCGACGAAACAAGCTCACGCTCATGAATTTATTGAAACGCTGACCGACCCATTCGGAAATATTGGCTATGATGCTCAAGTGGGTGAACGAGGTGTCAAACTGTCTGGCGGACAACGTCAGCGAATTGCGATCTCACGAGTTCTTCTCAAAAATGCACCACTGCTCGTCCTAGATGAAGCAACCTCAGCGTTAGATTCGGAAGTCGAAGCCGCCATTCAAGAGAGCTTAATTGAACTTATGGAAGGCAAAACGGTTATCGCCATTGCTCACCGCCTATCGACAATTGCCGCAATGGATCGCTTAATCGTGCTTGATAAAGGAAATATCGTAGAACAAGGTTCACACCAAGAGTTAATCAACCAAGGTGGCATCTACGCCCAACTTTGGGCTCATCAAACTGGTGGTTTTATTGGCGAGAACTTAGATGTCAGTGGAAGCAACTAG
- a CDS encoding DUF3319 domain-containing protein, which translates to MAIANYRGFNFKLANQSASVWKVKIKGQILTGNISELKKSIDWWCDTASVVDPQEFAIQNERFKKNKAQSRNEHYNGFLIKNDSDDEKAWYCMFNGRLIKGTKTAIQKHIDAYLVAKQKAEAGLKSN; encoded by the coding sequence ATGGCCATTGCAAACTATCGGGGCTTTAATTTTAAGCTTGCTAATCAGTCAGCAAGTGTATGGAAGGTTAAGATCAAAGGGCAGATACTGACTGGTAATATTTCTGAATTAAAGAAGAGTATTGATTGGTGGTGCGATACGGCATCTGTTGTCGACCCTCAAGAGTTTGCGATCCAAAATGAACGGTTCAAAAAAAACAAAGCTCAGTCGAGAAATGAACACTACAACGGTTTTTTGATTAAAAACGACAGTGATGATGAAAAGGCATGGTACTGCATGTTCAACGGTCGGTTAATTAAAGGAACAAAAACGGCGATACAAAAGCATATTGATGCGTATTTAGTTGCTAAACAGAAGGCTGAAGCTGGTTTAAAATCAAATTGA